From Mannheimia pernigra, one genomic window encodes:
- the tsf gene encoding translation elongation factor Ts produces MAEITASLVKELRERTGAGMMECKKALVEANGDIELAIDNMRKSGQAKAAKKAGRVAAEGVILARVASGFGVLVEMNCETDFVAKDAGFLELANEVADFAAANKDTTIEALQAQFEEKRAALVAKIGENMNIRRVQYLEGEVIAQYLHGAKIGVLVAGTGFEDELKKVAMHVAASKPEFVNPEDVSADVVAKEREIQIEIAMNSGKPKEIAEKMVEGRMAKFTGEVSLTGQPFVMDPSASVGQFLKSVGASVSNFIRLEVGEGIEKVEEDFAAEVAKITGGNA; encoded by the coding sequence ATGGCTGAAATTACAGCATCATTAGTTAAAGAACTTCGTGAACGTACTGGTGCAGGTATGATGGAATGTAAAAAAGCATTAGTAGAAGCGAACGGTGATATTGAATTAGCGATCGACAATATGCGTAAATCTGGTCAAGCAAAAGCGGCTAAAAAAGCAGGTCGAGTAGCGGCTGAAGGTGTAATCCTTGCGCGTGTTGCATCAGGCTTTGGTGTATTAGTTGAAATGAACTGTGAAACTGACTTCGTTGCAAAAGATGCAGGTTTCTTAGAGCTAGCAAATGAAGTTGCAGATTTTGCGGCAGCGAATAAAGATACAACTATCGAAGCATTGCAAGCACAATTTGAAGAGAAGCGTGCTGCATTAGTTGCAAAAATTGGCGAAAATATGAATATTCGCCGTGTCCAATACTTAGAAGGTGAAGTAATTGCTCAATACTTACACGGTGCGAAAATTGGCGTATTAGTAGCAGGTACAGGTTTTGAAGATGAACTTAAAAAAGTAGCTATGCACGTTGCTGCAAGCAAGCCTGAATTTGTAAACCCAGAAGATGTTTCTGCTGATGTAGTTGCTAAAGAGCGTGAAATCCAAATCGAGATCGCAATGAATTCTGGCAAACCAAAAGAAATTGCAGAGAAAATGGTTGAAGGTCGTATGGCTAAATTCACTGGCGAAGTTTCATTAACTGGTCAGCCGTTTGTAATGGACCCATCAGCTTCTGTAGGTCAATTCTTAAAATCAGTAGGTGCTTCTGTTTCTAACTTTATCCGTTTAGAAGTGGGTGAAGGTATTGAGAAAGTGGAAGAGGATTTCGCAGCAGAAGTCGCTAAAATCACAGGTGGCAATGCTTAA
- the rpsB gene encoding 30S ribosomal protein S2, which yields MAQVSMRDMLNAGVHYGHQTRYWNPKMKPFIFGARNGVHVINLEKTLPLFNEALAELTRIASNNGKVLFVGTKRAASEAVKLAAVDSQQFYVNHRWLGGMLTNWKTVRQSIKRLKDLETQTQDGTFDKITKKEALMRTRELEKLELSLGGIKDMNGLPDAIFVIGADHEHIAIKEANNLGIPVFAIVDTNSTPDGVNYIIPGNDDATRAIQLYLDSAVAAIKEGRGVEAKEVAAEEAAE from the coding sequence ATGGCACAAGTTTCTATGCGCGATATGCTTAACGCAGGCGTTCACTATGGTCACCAAACTCGTTATTGGAACCCAAAAATGAAACCATTCATTTTCGGTGCTCGTAATGGTGTTCACGTGATTAACTTAGAAAAAACATTACCTTTATTTAACGAAGCATTAGCGGAATTAACTCGTATTGCCTCTAACAACGGTAAAGTTTTATTCGTAGGTACAAAACGTGCAGCGTCAGAAGCAGTTAAGCTAGCTGCTGTAGATAGCCAACAATTCTACGTTAATCACCGTTGGTTAGGTGGTATGTTGACTAACTGGAAAACAGTTCGTCAATCAATCAAGCGTTTAAAAGATTTAGAAACTCAAACTCAAGACGGTACTTTTGACAAAATCACTAAAAAAGAAGCGTTAATGCGTACTCGTGAGTTAGAGAAATTAGAGTTAAGCTTAGGCGGCATTAAAGATATGAACGGTTTACCAGATGCAATCTTTGTTATCGGTGCAGACCACGAACATATCGCAATCAAAGAAGCAAATAACTTAGGTATTCCAGTATTTGCGATTGTTGATACTAACTCAACTCCAGATGGCGTTAATTACATCATTCCAGGTAACGATGACGCAACACGTGCAATTCAACTTTACTTAGATTCAGCCGTTGCTGCTATTAAAGAAGGCCGTGGCGTTGAAGCGAAAGAAGTTGCAGCTGAAGAAGCAGCAGAATAA
- a CDS encoding Fe(3+) ABC transporter substrate-binding protein, translated as MKKTLSALAIAAATFTSTSTFAANEVNVYSYRQPYLIEPMLKNFEKDTGIKVNIIFADKGLVDRVKQEGELSPADVLLTVDISRVMEIVNADLAQKIDSKVLEKNIPAQFRDSNDQWFGLTTRARVIYTSKDRVGKLPAGFDYLDLAKPEYKGKVCVRSGKNSYNVSLFAAMIEHYGIEKTKAFLEGLKANLAQKPQGGDRDQVKAIKEGICDYSIGNSYYYGKMLDDEKQKSWAEAAIINFPSGEHGTHKNISGVVIAKHSPNKANAVKLIEYLSGEKAQGLYAELNHEYPVKEGIEPSAIVKGWGTFKSDTIKLEDIAKNYEAALKLVDEVKFDDFSEKK; from the coding sequence ATGAAAAAAACACTTTCTGCACTTGCTATTGCTGCAGCCACTTTTACATCAACTTCAACGTTTGCTGCAAATGAAGTGAATGTTTATTCTTACCGCCAGCCTTACTTAATTGAGCCAATGCTAAAAAACTTTGAAAAAGATACTGGCATTAAAGTAAACATCATCTTCGCTGATAAAGGGTTGGTTGATCGTGTAAAACAAGAAGGTGAATTAAGTCCTGCTGATGTGCTTTTAACAGTAGATATTTCACGCGTAATGGAAATTGTTAACGCTGATCTTGCACAAAAAATTGACTCTAAAGTGTTAGAAAAAAATATTCCTGCACAATTCCGTGACTCTAACGACCAATGGTTTGGTTTAACCACACGTGCTCGTGTTATCTACACGTCAAAAGATCGTGTAGGTAAATTACCAGCAGGCTTTGACTACCTAGATTTAGCTAAACCAGAGTATAAAGGTAAAGTCTGCGTGCGTTCAGGCAAAAACTCTTACAATGTCTCACTATTCGCGGCGATGATCGAACATTACGGCATTGAAAAAACCAAAGCATTCTTAGAAGGCTTAAAAGCGAACTTAGCACAAAAACCACAAGGTGGTGACCGTGATCAAGTAAAAGCAATTAAAGAAGGCATCTGTGATTACTCTATCGGTAACAGCTACTACTACGGCAAAATGTTAGATGATGAGAAACAAAAATCGTGGGCTGAAGCAGCGATTATTAATTTCCCGAGTGGTGAACACGGCACGCACAAAAACATCAGCGGCGTAGTTATTGCAAAACACTCACCAAATAAAGCAAACGCGGTGAAATTAATTGAATACCTAAGTGGCGAAAAAGCACAAGGTTTATATGCTGAACTTAACCACGAATATCCAGTAAAAGAAGGCATCGAGCCATCAGCAATCGTAAAAGGTTGGGGTACGTTCAAATCAGATACCATCAAACTTGAAGATATCGCAAAAAATTACGAAGCCGCATTAAAATTAGTTGATGAAGTGAAATTTGACGATTTCTCTGAGAAAAAATAA
- a CDS encoding ABC transporter permease, producing the protein MRSQFCWKSIAALTTFIVLLPLIAICYHALKGDNENLAHLWQTMLPIYLKNSTLLVLGTVFLALIFALPTAWIVANYRFWGQRTLQWLLCLPLAMPAYLIAYLYTDLLDYSGAFQGWLRSIFGWTHPQDYWFPQIRTLYGACFVLALGLYPYIFLLVRVALLEQSENLTQSAKMLGASPAQLFRRITLPLIRPSIAVGIALVAMETLGDFGTVAYFAVPTLTTAIYDSWLGYHDLGTASQIAIFMLLMIFLFLSLEQYSRRKQKSYQRGYEKKSAFKFLTGWKLALALAWCWGLLALAFFIPFGRLLYWAYDYFEQAWNLDFVQFSLNSLKVSIIASVITVLIALLLHFYKRLNTRKILVKNDRLSLQLASLGYAVPGTVLAIGLLSPLTFADHQLHAWLKSLELSPVGLIFSGSLFALVLAYTIRFLAMAIGSLETSLNKISPSLDMASQTLGKNGSAMLVKIHIPLIYKGILTAGLMVFIESMKELNASLLLRPFNFDTLATYVFTFTSDEQLERAALPAIVLVLVGLLPVIWLTRSLISQSEKER; encoded by the coding sequence ATGCGATCACAATTTTGCTGGAAAAGTATTGCTGCCCTAACAACTTTTATCGTTTTGCTTCCTCTTATTGCAATTTGCTATCACGCATTGAAAGGGGATAATGAAAACCTTGCTCACCTTTGGCAAACAATGTTGCCAATCTATCTTAAAAACTCAACTTTATTAGTATTAGGAACCGTTTTCCTTGCACTGATTTTTGCTCTACCTACCGCTTGGATTGTGGCAAATTACCGTTTTTGGGGGCAAAGAACCTTACAATGGTTACTTTGTTTGCCCCTCGCTATGCCTGCTTATTTAATTGCCTATTTATATACCGATTTATTAGATTACTCAGGTGCTTTTCAAGGCTGGCTGCGTAGTATTTTTGGCTGGACTCATCCACAAGATTACTGGTTTCCTCAAATTCGTACATTGTATGGTGCTTGCTTTGTGCTTGCGTTAGGACTGTATCCATACATTTTTTTATTAGTGCGAGTGGCATTATTAGAACAGTCTGAAAACTTAACACAGAGTGCAAAAATGCTTGGTGCATCTCCTGCTCAACTTTTTCGCCGTATTACATTACCATTAATTCGACCTTCTATCGCAGTTGGTATCGCATTAGTCGCAATGGAAACGCTTGGCGATTTCGGTACTGTGGCCTATTTTGCTGTGCCAACACTGACTACGGCAATTTATGATTCGTGGCTAGGCTATCACGATCTTGGTACAGCCAGCCAGATTGCGATCTTTATGTTGCTAATGATTTTCCTGTTTTTAAGTTTAGAGCAATATAGTCGCCGTAAACAAAAAAGCTATCAACGTGGCTATGAAAAGAAATCAGCCTTTAAATTTTTAACTGGTTGGAAATTAGCATTAGCCCTTGCTTGGTGCTGGGGCTTATTAGCGTTAGCCTTTTTCATTCCGTTTGGCAGGTTGCTCTATTGGGCATACGACTATTTCGAGCAAGCGTGGAATTTAGACTTTGTCCAATTTTCGCTTAATAGTTTGAAAGTATCGATCATCGCCTCCGTGATAACGGTACTGATTGCTCTACTTCTGCATTTTTATAAACGTTTGAATACCCGCAAAATTTTAGTCAAAAATGACCGCTTGTCATTACAACTTGCCTCACTGGGCTATGCGGTTCCTGGCACAGTATTAGCGATCGGTTTACTTTCGCCTTTAACATTTGCCGATCATCAACTCCATGCTTGGCTAAAAAGCCTTGAATTATCACCCGTTGGATTGATTTTTTCAGGCTCACTCTTTGCATTAGTATTAGCTTATACCATCCGATTTTTAGCAATGGCAATCGGAAGTCTTGAAACTTCGCTCAATAAAATTTCACCTTCATTGGATATGGCAAGCCAAACGCTTGGTAAAAATGGCTCAGCAATGTTAGTAAAAATTCATATCCCTTTAATTTATAAAGGTATTTTAACTGCAGGATTAATGGTCTTTATTGAGAGTATGAAAGAGCTAAATGCTTCTCTGCTACTTCGCCCATTTAATTTTGATACACTCGCAACCTATGTGTTTACCTTTACATCAGACGAGCAGCTTGAGCGTGCAGCATTACCTGCCATTGTACTGGTGTTAGTCGGTTTACTGCCTGTTATTTGGCTTACCCGATCCCTTATTTCGCAGTCTGAAAAGGAAAGATAA
- a CDS encoding ABC transporter ATP-binding protein — MSVLTIYNLNLNFGSTTVLQHLHLAVNQNEIICLLGASGCGKTTLLKAIAGLLPIEQGDIHLAGQCLKSKAVEERKIGLIFQDYALFPHLTVAENIQFGLSKLPKVQQKAITEKMLSVVHLQGFDNRFPHELSGGQQQRVAIARALACQPELLLLDEPFSNIDSQTRYAMIQEIKQILKSQNVPAIFVTHSKEEAFAFADKIAVMDQGKIIQFGKPNELYHSPVNPFVADFLGGTNYLNCNVTEDKVLCSPIGEFRLFPEMDVQKGRYRWLLRPEQIILKPNELGLGKVVGKLFLGLYYRYQVEIKGIEIVTYQSQELKIGEQVEVGFQVREFILF; from the coding sequence ATGTCTGTTTTAACTATCTATAATCTGAATCTTAATTTTGGCAGTACAACGGTTTTACAACATCTCCATCTGGCGGTAAACCAAAATGAAATTATCTGCCTGCTTGGTGCAAGCGGCTGCGGTAAAACAACCTTACTGAAAGCCATCGCAGGCTTGTTACCAATTGAACAAGGCGATATTCATTTAGCTGGGCAATGCTTAAAAAGCAAAGCGGTAGAAGAACGTAAAATCGGGCTGATTTTCCAAGATTATGCTCTTTTTCCACACCTAACCGTGGCAGAAAATATCCAATTTGGTTTATCTAAATTGCCAAAAGTACAACAAAAAGCAATTACCGAAAAAATGCTTTCAGTTGTGCATTTACAAGGCTTTGACAACCGCTTTCCACACGAACTTTCGGGCGGGCAACAACAGCGTGTCGCTATTGCCCGAGCATTAGCCTGCCAGCCAGAATTGCTACTGTTAGATGAGCCGTTTTCCAATATTGACAGCCAAACTCGCTATGCAATGATTCAAGAGATCAAGCAAATCTTAAAAAGCCAAAATGTGCCCGCTATTTTTGTAACCCATAGCAAAGAAGAAGCCTTTGCATTTGCCGATAAAATTGCCGTGATGGATCAAGGGAAAATTATTCAATTTGGTAAGCCAAACGAGCTATACCATTCTCCAGTTAATCCATTTGTAGCGGATTTTTTAGGTGGTACAAACTATCTTAACTGTAATGTAACGGAAGATAAAGTGCTATGTAGCCCGATTGGTGAGTTCCGACTCTTCCCTGAAATGGACGTTCAGAAAGGGCGTTACCGCTGGCTTCTTCGCCCAGAACAGATTATCTTAAAACCCAATGAGCTAGGTTTAGGTAAAGTGGTAGGCAAACTGTTTTTAGGCTTATACTACCGCTATCAGGTTGAAATTAAAGGCATTGAGATTGTAACTTACCAATCCCAAGAGCTGAAAATTGGCGAACAAGTGGAAGTTGGCTTCCAAGTGAGAGAATTTATCCTATTTTAA